A part of Desulfatiglans sp. genomic DNA contains:
- a CDS encoding ferredoxin family protein — MKEIIIDMDRCKGCKSCMNACFVDVIRWDEVNKKPLIAYPEDCVWCLACECACPVNCINVIPNIPAPLRSSF, encoded by the coding sequence ATTAAAGAGATTATAATAGATATGGACAGATGCAAAGGATGCAAATCATGCATGAATGCATGTTTTGTTGATGTTATCCGGTGGGATGAGGTGAACAAAAAACCTCTTATCGCATACCCTGAAGATTGTGTCTGGTGCCTTGCCTGCGAATGCGCCTGTCCGGTAAATTGCATTAATGTAATCCCCAATATTCCGGCGCCATTACGGTCATCTTTCTAA